A region from the Acyrthosiphon pisum isolate AL4f chromosome A1, pea_aphid_22Mar2018_4r6ur, whole genome shotgun sequence genome encodes:
- the LOC100570556 gene encoding neuropeptide CCHamide-1 isoform X3 translates to MHKFFVQIYIFVLIIWAVEKSDCKQGACLNYGHSCWGAHGKRNVPNDLDSLIRYRMAVFKKSGHRDSFINPNADQSQEDIPNYYNIFKHYSKINSVKTNNDDTVDTWSLEPSNNLPSGGSYYEDQVLDPRIEYKIMKI, encoded by the exons ATGCATAAGTTTTTCGTTCAAATATATATCTTTGTGTTGATCATTTGGGCTGTGGAAAAGTCTGATTGCAAACAAGGAG CATGCTTAAATTATGGTCATTCGTGTTGGGGAG CTCACGGCAAGCGCAACGTCCCAAACGACCTAGACAGTTTGATAAGATATCGGATGGCTGTTTTTAAGAAATCGGGACACAGAGACTCATTCATAAATCCAAACGCAGACCAATCGCAAGAAGATATTCCaaactattacaatatttttaaacattattcgaaaataaattcggtgaaaacaaataa CGATGACACCGTTGACACCTGGAGCCTTGAGCCGAGCAATAACTTACCTAGCGGTGGGTCGTACTATGAAGATCAAGTCTTAGATCCCAggattgaatataaaattatg AAAATATAG
- the LOC100570556 gene encoding uncharacterized protein LOC100570556 isoform X2 has protein sequence MHKFFVQIYIFVLIIWAVEKSDCKQGAACLNYGHSCWGAHGKRNVPNDLDSLIRYRMAVFKKSGHRDSFINPNADQSQEDIPNYYNIFKHYSKINSVKTNNDDTVDTWSLEPSNNLPSGGSYYEDQVLDPRIEYKIMKI, from the exons ATGCATAAGTTTTTCGTTCAAATATATATCTTTGTGTTGATCATTTGGGCTGTGGAAAAGTCTGATTGCAAACAAGGAG CAGCATGCTTAAATTATGGTCATTCGTGTTGGGGAG CTCACGGCAAGCGCAACGTCCCAAACGACCTAGACAGTTTGATAAGATATCGGATGGCTGTTTTTAAGAAATCGGGACACAGAGACTCATTCATAAATCCAAACGCAGACCAATCGCAAGAAGATATTCCaaactattacaatatttttaaacattattcgaaaataaattcggtgaaaacaaataa CGATGACACCGTTGACACCTGGAGCCTTGAGCCGAGCAATAACTTACCTAGCGGTGGGTCGTACTATGAAGATCAAGTCTTAGATCCCAggattgaatataaaattatg AAAATATAG
- the LOC100570556 gene encoding uncharacterized protein LOC100570556 isoform X1, translating to MHKFFVQIYIFVLIIWAVEKSDCKQGGHQNQLMNAEDFDFYNGACLNYGHSCWGAHGKRNVPNDLDSLIRYRMAVFKKSGHRDSFINPNADQSQEDIPNYYNIFKHYSKINSVKTNNDDTVDTWSLEPSNNLPSGGSYYEDQVLDPRIEYKIMKI from the exons ATGCATAAGTTTTTCGTTCAAATATATATCTTTGTGTTGATCATTTGGGCTGTGGAAAAGTCTGATTGCAAACAAGGAG GTCATCAGAACCAGCTAATGAATGCTGAagatttcgatttttataatgGAG CATGCTTAAATTATGGTCATTCGTGTTGGGGAG CTCACGGCAAGCGCAACGTCCCAAACGACCTAGACAGTTTGATAAGATATCGGATGGCTGTTTTTAAGAAATCGGGACACAGAGACTCATTCATAAATCCAAACGCAGACCAATCGCAAGAAGATATTCCaaactattacaatatttttaaacattattcgaaaataaattcggtgaaaacaaataa CGATGACACCGTTGACACCTGGAGCCTTGAGCCGAGCAATAACTTACCTAGCGGTGGGTCGTACTATGAAGATCAAGTCTTAGATCCCAggattgaatataaaattatg AAAATATAG
- the LOC100160311 gene encoding chaoptin isoform X1 translates to MYYSLLGLGSCRSRILFYICSRFIADQARNLNYAMTVMNTGYLFIIFALSVLWMSRAEAESFLQDFQPCSFNPLCSCTKSYDSLGEVHCVDVYFPRIPPAINRSRLSTLHLRNNDLDSIEPYFLVNTGLYKMTIQDNPLPILNDDSLYGLEHSLWELELVNTYLTYVPSRAIRILLKLKVLNLSGNQISEIKMGDWNGLENTLKVLKLANNALTYLPHRAFDSLGLLENLDLSGNMISEIHVNAFQDGPLQLLRLNLADNMLKYIPYMHLSSSAMKSLKYLDVSYNLIESTKGPLLTVTSRGGRHKFFLDELHLEYNHIKILEKQSLQNFESINKTYFDGNPITHIQDGAFQNTKIREIFMVDCEIYNISSEAFKGLETYLHTLDMSNNNITEFPIRKLQQSFNMLMKLGLRDNKIKHLFPIIHHIEGKEKIIKSNDKKKANDKTVVHEDNQRNSHEKDDHHEFYSLQDFDFSGWNNGPLQINIINGFKYLRRLSLSKMTTPYIEPDMFMNFTIDMEELQITGSDIKTVKAHAFKHIHGLKYLDLSDNVISTLDSDAFKEVGHSLQFLKMSHAFASSFKPIPGDAFRYLNNLKYMELSNNHLQHLRESSFHFQTNLRTLKLQDCMIEAFHKGTFQGGIGGSHILLEEIYLSFNFIKKIEDGSFDDLPSLGKIHLDGNRINRIERHAFTNLERLRWLILRGNQIEKLEIEAFQNLPHLQELDLAYNHIKHMDFTFLDQVGMLSNFRMNVSHNLLSKLSSNSNFSTKDLYIQSNIRVLDISYNSIKSIEDKYFSPMESSLSYLHMSFNNLFQVSRNVFGNLNNLIWLDLGHNHIAEIGFDSFKGSKRLQVFIISHNRLVDLPNDLFKGFTELRLVDFSYNKLRVLPDMFFNEDNLEILNMAHNELSRMPVLSFSTHSAGVVCDMDLSFNTITALPVFEMFSRFKSLKRLNLAGNRLVHLEDSNFASLIRLTYLDLSHNDALSFENRGRMFLGLEQSLQHLRLKNISLTSIPELPLPSLLSLDLSGNQIASVSPDRASNLSSLRNLDLSRNELIGFPSIIMNLPELNNLNLSNNHIYDLNNSTLNMGVQKLISLDLSYMPLVSFETGALNKMTSLQTLVISTFVGIKDFNIPSIIADVHSLRNLNLKVDKLSRMGKELIGLFPYKLRNFTISGKALHGLSLNNIFQGLRYPNLNLTIFNTSLETISNDVFRHMGTVRNISLDIRNNSLKSIGNPSTNTLPKQHGQTFLTSLKVSGNPWTCDCNIGWMEVWHRKKRQFLCNHEDPSAAPSNRYRDVEHYSTSKSTCLISDEDLEVAACADKKKPLAEAFKNDIECGWGAAGRCQSHLTIIISVVVAYIIMV, encoded by the exons GTCTTTATAAGATGACGATCCAAGACAATCCATTGCCAATTTTAAATGATGATTCTTTATATGGATTAGAGCATTCACTATGGGAATTGGAGttagttaatacttatttaacttATGTTCCAAGTCGGGCAATTcgaatattactaaaattaaaagtacTTAATTTATCAG gtaatcAAATATCAGAAATAAAGATGGGAGATTGGAATGGATTAGAGAACACTCTTAAAGTCCTAAAACTTGCAAACAACGCACTTACATATTTGCCACACAGGGCTTTTGATAGCCTCGGGTTGCTAGAAAATCTTGATTTGTCTGGTAATATGATTTCGGAAATACACGTAAATGCATTTCAAGACGGTCCATTGCAACTGCTCAGACTCAATTTAGCtgataatatgttgaaatatatTCCATACATGCATTTATCGTCATCGGCGATGAA ATCTTTGAAGTATTTGGatgttagttataatttaattgaaagcACAAAAGGACCATTATTAACAGTGACATCTCGTGGCGGAAGACATAAGTTTTTTCTAGACGAACTTCACTTGGAATATAATCACatcaaaattttagaaaaacaaagtTTGCAGAACTTtgaatctataaataaaacatactttGATGGAAACCCAATAACACATATTCAA GATGGAGcatttcaaaatactaaaattcgAGAGATATTTATGGTCGATtgtgaaatttataatatatcatcagaAGCATTCAAAGGCCTTGAAACATATTTGCATACCTTGGACATgtcaaataataacataacagaATTTCCTATTCGGAAGTTACAGCAGAGTTTTAACATGCTTATGAAACTAGGGCTTAGAGATAAtaagataaaacatttatttcctATCATTCATCATATTGAGGGAAAagaaaagattataaaatcaaaCGATAAGAAAAAAGCAAACGACAAGACTGTGGTTCATGAGGACAATCAACGAAATTCACATGAAAAAGATGATCATCACGAGTTTTATTCCCTGCAAGATTTTGATTTCTCTGGATGGAATAATGGTCCACTtcaaattaatatcattaatgg ttttaaatatcttCGTCGGCTGTCTCTGTCAAAGATGACCACACCATATATAGAACCAGATATGTTTATGAATTTTACTATTGATATGGAGGAACTTCAGATAACTGGATCAGATATAAAAACCGTCAAGGCACATGCATTTAAGCATATACATGGtctaaaatatttggatttgtCCGATAATGTAATAAGCACATTAGATTCCGACGCATTTAAAGAG gtTGGACATTCTCTACAATTCCTTAAGATGTCACACGCTTTTGCATCTTCGTTTAAACCAATACCAGGAGATGCTTTtcggtatttaaataatttgaaatatatggAATTAAgcaataatcatttacaacacCTTCGAGAATCAAGTTTCCACtttcaaacaaatttaagaACGTTAAAGCTACAAGACTGTATGATAGAGGCTTTCCATAAAGGGACatttcaa GGTGGAATTGGAGGAAGCCATATTCTTCTAGAAGAAATATACTTGTCAttcaactttataaaaaaaattgaagacgGATCTTTTGATGATTTACCATCATTAGGAAAGATTCATTTGGATGGAAATCGAATAAATCGTATCGAAAGACACGCTTTTACCAATTTGGAGCGTTTACGATGGTTAATCTTAAGAGGGAATCAAATTGAAAAGTTGGAAATAGAAGCATTCCAAAATTTACCGCATTTACAAGAACTCGATTTAGCTTATAACCATATTAAACATATGGACTTTACATTCTTAGatcaa GTTGGAATGCTTTCAAATTTCCGTATGAACGTTAGTCACAATCTTTTATCAAAACTATCATCAAATTCCAATTTTTCTACAAAGGACCTCTATATACAATCAAATATTAGg gttttagatatatcgtataatagtattaaaagtaTAGAAGACAAATATTTCTCTCCAATGGAGTCAAGCTTAAGTTATTTGCACATgtcttttaataatttgtttcaagtgTCTAGAAATGTGTTTGGTAACTTAAATAATCTCATTTGGCTAGACCTTGGACATAACCATATTGCTGAAATTGGATTTGATTCCTTCAAAGGATCAAAAAGACTACAAGTTTTCATAATATCTCATAATCGTTTAGTAGATTTACCTAATGATTTGTTTAAAGGATTCACTGAACTTCGATTAGTTGATTTTTCATACAACAAACTTCGGGTGTTGCCAGACATGTTTTTCAATGAAGATAACTTGGAAATATTAAACATGGCTCATAACGAGTTATCTCGTATGCCTGTTTTGTCATTTAGCACACATTCTGCGGGCGTTGTATGTGATATGGATTTGTCTTTTAACACAATAACGGCATTACctgtttttgaaatgttttctaGGTTTAAA tcattaaAACGGTTAAATCTAGCTGGTAATCGTTTGGTACATCTCGAAGATTCAAATTTTGCGAGTTTAATTCGTTTAACTTACCTTGACTTAAGTCATAACGATGCTCTGAGCTTTGAAAATAGAGGTCGTATGTTCTTAGGCCTTGAACAGTCACTTCAACATCttagacttaaaaatatttctttaacatcc ataccAGAATTGCCGCTACCATCTCTTCTAAGTTTAGATTTATCTGGAAACCAAATAGCATCCGTGTCACCAGATAGAGCTTCTAATTTATCATCATTGCGGAATTTAGATTTAAGTCGTAATGAGCTTATCGGATTCCCATCTATCATTATGAATTTACCAGAGCTCAACAACCTTAATTTATCCAATAATCATATTTACGATTTGAATAACAGTACTTTAAATATGGGTGTCCAAAAATTGATTTCTTTGGATTTGAGTTATATGCCACTAGTATCATTTGAA acCGGTGCTTTAAATAAAATGACATCTTTACAAACGCTAGTAATTAGTACATTTGTTGGTATCAAGGACTTCAATATTCCCTCTATAATTGCTGACGTTCACTCTCTTAGAAATTTGAATCTTAAA GTTGATAAATTGTCACGAATGGGGAAAGAATTAATTGGTTTATTTCCATATAAGCTAAGAAACTTCACGATCAGTGGAAAAGCTTTACATGGACTTtcgttaaataacatatttcag ggtCTGAGgtatccaaatttgaatttaacaattttcaatacaaGCTTGGAAACAATATCGAATGACGTTTTTCGACATATGGGGACTGTAAGAAACATCAGTCTAGATATCCGAAACAATTCGCTGAAGTCAATAGGAAATCCATCCACTAATACGTTACCAAAACAGCAtggtcaaacatttttaacttcacTAAAAGTATCTGGAAACCCATGGACCTGTGATTGTAATATtgg TTGGATGGAAGTCTGGCACCGTAAGAAACGTCAATTTTTGTGCAATCACGAAGATCCGTCGGCAGCGCCTTCAAATAGATACAGAGACGTTGAACACTATTCAACTAGCAAGTCTACGTGTCTGATCAGTGACGAAGATCTCGAGGTGGCTGCTTGTGCGGATAAGAAGAAACCACTAGCCGAagcttttaaaaatgatatcgaATGTGGATGGGGAGCAGCCGGTAGATGCCAATCGcatttgacaattattatttccgtCGTAGTGGCGTACATCATAATGGTATAA
- the LOC100160311 gene encoding chaoptin isoform X2, which translates to MTVMNTGYLFIIFALSVLWMSRAEAESFLQDFQPCSFNPLCSCTKSYDSLGEVHCVDVYFPRIPPAINRSRLSTLHLRNNDLDSIEPYFLVNTGLYKMTIQDNPLPILNDDSLYGLEHSLWELELVNTYLTYVPSRAIRILLKLKVLNLSGNQISEIKMGDWNGLENTLKVLKLANNALTYLPHRAFDSLGLLENLDLSGNMISEIHVNAFQDGPLQLLRLNLADNMLKYIPYMHLSSSAMKSLKYLDVSYNLIESTKGPLLTVTSRGGRHKFFLDELHLEYNHIKILEKQSLQNFESINKTYFDGNPITHIQDGAFQNTKIREIFMVDCEIYNISSEAFKGLETYLHTLDMSNNNITEFPIRKLQQSFNMLMKLGLRDNKIKHLFPIIHHIEGKEKIIKSNDKKKANDKTVVHEDNQRNSHEKDDHHEFYSLQDFDFSGWNNGPLQINIINGFKYLRRLSLSKMTTPYIEPDMFMNFTIDMEELQITGSDIKTVKAHAFKHIHGLKYLDLSDNVISTLDSDAFKEVGHSLQFLKMSHAFASSFKPIPGDAFRYLNNLKYMELSNNHLQHLRESSFHFQTNLRTLKLQDCMIEAFHKGTFQGGIGGSHILLEEIYLSFNFIKKIEDGSFDDLPSLGKIHLDGNRINRIERHAFTNLERLRWLILRGNQIEKLEIEAFQNLPHLQELDLAYNHIKHMDFTFLDQVGMLSNFRMNVSHNLLSKLSSNSNFSTKDLYIQSNIRVLDISYNSIKSIEDKYFSPMESSLSYLHMSFNNLFQVSRNVFGNLNNLIWLDLGHNHIAEIGFDSFKGSKRLQVFIISHNRLVDLPNDLFKGFTELRLVDFSYNKLRVLPDMFFNEDNLEILNMAHNELSRMPVLSFSTHSAGVVCDMDLSFNTITALPVFEMFSRFKSLKRLNLAGNRLVHLEDSNFASLIRLTYLDLSHNDALSFENRGRMFLGLEQSLQHLRLKNISLTSIPELPLPSLLSLDLSGNQIASVSPDRASNLSSLRNLDLSRNELIGFPSIIMNLPELNNLNLSNNHIYDLNNSTLNMGVQKLISLDLSYMPLVSFETGALNKMTSLQTLVISTFVGIKDFNIPSIIADVHSLRNLNLKVDKLSRMGKELIGLFPYKLRNFTISGKALHGLSLNNIFQGLRYPNLNLTIFNTSLETISNDVFRHMGTVRNISLDIRNNSLKSIGNPSTNTLPKQHGQTFLTSLKVSGNPWTCDCNIGWMEVWHRKKRQFLCNHEDPSAAPSNRYRDVEHYSTSKSTCLISDEDLEVAACADKKKPLAEAFKNDIECGWGAAGRCQSHLTIIISVVVAYIIMV; encoded by the exons GTCTTTATAAGATGACGATCCAAGACAATCCATTGCCAATTTTAAATGATGATTCTTTATATGGATTAGAGCATTCACTATGGGAATTGGAGttagttaatacttatttaacttATGTTCCAAGTCGGGCAATTcgaatattactaaaattaaaagtacTTAATTTATCAG gtaatcAAATATCAGAAATAAAGATGGGAGATTGGAATGGATTAGAGAACACTCTTAAAGTCCTAAAACTTGCAAACAACGCACTTACATATTTGCCACACAGGGCTTTTGATAGCCTCGGGTTGCTAGAAAATCTTGATTTGTCTGGTAATATGATTTCGGAAATACACGTAAATGCATTTCAAGACGGTCCATTGCAACTGCTCAGACTCAATTTAGCtgataatatgttgaaatatatTCCATACATGCATTTATCGTCATCGGCGATGAA ATCTTTGAAGTATTTGGatgttagttataatttaattgaaagcACAAAAGGACCATTATTAACAGTGACATCTCGTGGCGGAAGACATAAGTTTTTTCTAGACGAACTTCACTTGGAATATAATCACatcaaaattttagaaaaacaaagtTTGCAGAACTTtgaatctataaataaaacatactttGATGGAAACCCAATAACACATATTCAA GATGGAGcatttcaaaatactaaaattcgAGAGATATTTATGGTCGATtgtgaaatttataatatatcatcagaAGCATTCAAAGGCCTTGAAACATATTTGCATACCTTGGACATgtcaaataataacataacagaATTTCCTATTCGGAAGTTACAGCAGAGTTTTAACATGCTTATGAAACTAGGGCTTAGAGATAAtaagataaaacatttatttcctATCATTCATCATATTGAGGGAAAagaaaagattataaaatcaaaCGATAAGAAAAAAGCAAACGACAAGACTGTGGTTCATGAGGACAATCAACGAAATTCACATGAAAAAGATGATCATCACGAGTTTTATTCCCTGCAAGATTTTGATTTCTCTGGATGGAATAATGGTCCACTtcaaattaatatcattaatgg ttttaaatatcttCGTCGGCTGTCTCTGTCAAAGATGACCACACCATATATAGAACCAGATATGTTTATGAATTTTACTATTGATATGGAGGAACTTCAGATAACTGGATCAGATATAAAAACCGTCAAGGCACATGCATTTAAGCATATACATGGtctaaaatatttggatttgtCCGATAATGTAATAAGCACATTAGATTCCGACGCATTTAAAGAG gtTGGACATTCTCTACAATTCCTTAAGATGTCACACGCTTTTGCATCTTCGTTTAAACCAATACCAGGAGATGCTTTtcggtatttaaataatttgaaatatatggAATTAAgcaataatcatttacaacacCTTCGAGAATCAAGTTTCCACtttcaaacaaatttaagaACGTTAAAGCTACAAGACTGTATGATAGAGGCTTTCCATAAAGGGACatttcaa GGTGGAATTGGAGGAAGCCATATTCTTCTAGAAGAAATATACTTGTCAttcaactttataaaaaaaattgaagacgGATCTTTTGATGATTTACCATCATTAGGAAAGATTCATTTGGATGGAAATCGAATAAATCGTATCGAAAGACACGCTTTTACCAATTTGGAGCGTTTACGATGGTTAATCTTAAGAGGGAATCAAATTGAAAAGTTGGAAATAGAAGCATTCCAAAATTTACCGCATTTACAAGAACTCGATTTAGCTTATAACCATATTAAACATATGGACTTTACATTCTTAGatcaa GTTGGAATGCTTTCAAATTTCCGTATGAACGTTAGTCACAATCTTTTATCAAAACTATCATCAAATTCCAATTTTTCTACAAAGGACCTCTATATACAATCAAATATTAGg gttttagatatatcgtataatagtattaaaagtaTAGAAGACAAATATTTCTCTCCAATGGAGTCAAGCTTAAGTTATTTGCACATgtcttttaataatttgtttcaagtgTCTAGAAATGTGTTTGGTAACTTAAATAATCTCATTTGGCTAGACCTTGGACATAACCATATTGCTGAAATTGGATTTGATTCCTTCAAAGGATCAAAAAGACTACAAGTTTTCATAATATCTCATAATCGTTTAGTAGATTTACCTAATGATTTGTTTAAAGGATTCACTGAACTTCGATTAGTTGATTTTTCATACAACAAACTTCGGGTGTTGCCAGACATGTTTTTCAATGAAGATAACTTGGAAATATTAAACATGGCTCATAACGAGTTATCTCGTATGCCTGTTTTGTCATTTAGCACACATTCTGCGGGCGTTGTATGTGATATGGATTTGTCTTTTAACACAATAACGGCATTACctgtttttgaaatgttttctaGGTTTAAA tcattaaAACGGTTAAATCTAGCTGGTAATCGTTTGGTACATCTCGAAGATTCAAATTTTGCGAGTTTAATTCGTTTAACTTACCTTGACTTAAGTCATAACGATGCTCTGAGCTTTGAAAATAGAGGTCGTATGTTCTTAGGCCTTGAACAGTCACTTCAACATCttagacttaaaaatatttctttaacatcc ataccAGAATTGCCGCTACCATCTCTTCTAAGTTTAGATTTATCTGGAAACCAAATAGCATCCGTGTCACCAGATAGAGCTTCTAATTTATCATCATTGCGGAATTTAGATTTAAGTCGTAATGAGCTTATCGGATTCCCATCTATCATTATGAATTTACCAGAGCTCAACAACCTTAATTTATCCAATAATCATATTTACGATTTGAATAACAGTACTTTAAATATGGGTGTCCAAAAATTGATTTCTTTGGATTTGAGTTATATGCCACTAGTATCATTTGAA acCGGTGCTTTAAATAAAATGACATCTTTACAAACGCTAGTAATTAGTACATTTGTTGGTATCAAGGACTTCAATATTCCCTCTATAATTGCTGACGTTCACTCTCTTAGAAATTTGAATCTTAAA GTTGATAAATTGTCACGAATGGGGAAAGAATTAATTGGTTTATTTCCATATAAGCTAAGAAACTTCACGATCAGTGGAAAAGCTTTACATGGACTTtcgttaaataacatatttcag ggtCTGAGgtatccaaatttgaatttaacaattttcaatacaaGCTTGGAAACAATATCGAATGACGTTTTTCGACATATGGGGACTGTAAGAAACATCAGTCTAGATATCCGAAACAATTCGCTGAAGTCAATAGGAAATCCATCCACTAATACGTTACCAAAACAGCAtggtcaaacatttttaacttcacTAAAAGTATCTGGAAACCCATGGACCTGTGATTGTAATATtgg TTGGATGGAAGTCTGGCACCGTAAGAAACGTCAATTTTTGTGCAATCACGAAGATCCGTCGGCAGCGCCTTCAAATAGATACAGAGACGTTGAACACTATTCAACTAGCAAGTCTACGTGTCTGATCAGTGACGAAGATCTCGAGGTGGCTGCTTGTGCGGATAAGAAGAAACCACTAGCCGAagcttttaaaaatgatatcgaATGTGGATGGGGAGCAGCCGGTAGATGCCAATCGcatttgacaattattatttccgtCGTAGTGGCGTACATCATAATGGTATAA